TTCTGGGCGGAACCCTCGGCGCGGGCCTCCCGGGTGCCGGGAGCGGGGACGCCGTCGACGGGGCAGGAGGGCGCGACGCCTACCTGGCCTACGTGATGCCGGGCATCCTCATCGTGACGATCGCTGGCACGGCGGGCGGCACGGCCACCACTGTCTCGATGGACCTGGCCGACGGCATCACGGCCCGGTTCCGCACCATGGCCATCTCGCGGGCGGCCGTGCTCGCCGGTCACGTGCTCGGCAACACCCTCCAGGGGGTGCTCGCGGCTCTTCTCGTTCTGGGCGTCGGGCTGTTGATCGGGTTCCGGCCCGGCGCCTCGCCGCTCGGCTGGCTGGCGGTCATCGGGCTGGTCACCCTGGTCGCGTTCTCGGTGAGCTGGCTCGGCGTCGCGATGGGGATGCAGGCGAGATCGGTCGAGACGGCGAGCAACCTCCCGCTCGTGCTCACCTTCCTCCCCCTTCTCGGCAGTGGATTCGTGCCGACGGCCTCCCTGCCCGAGGGGCTCCGCGTCGTCGCCGAGCTACAGCCCTTCACCCCGTTCACGGAGGGCCTGCGGGCGCTGCTCGGCGGCACCGAACCCGGGATGACTCTGCCGCTGTCGCTCGGCTGGTGTGTGGTGCTCGCGGTCGCCGGATACATCTGGTCGCGGGCGCTCTACGAGAGGAGATCGGTGCGGTGAACAATGCTTATACCTGAAAAACAGCTGGCAGTCCGAAAAGATTAACATTCGGAAATACAGGTGACAAAAACACCGTTCGTCGGATAGCTTCATCTCGATGTCGCCGTCGCAGGGGGCGCTCTTCCTTTGTCAATTCCATTTCAGGAGCACCCATGCACGGTATTTCCCTACCTGAACGCGCCACAAGCCGCCCAGCGGCTTCGCGCGGTCTCGCGAAAAGACTGGCCATCTTCGGCGCCGCAGCAGCCTTTGCTGTCGTCCCGTCGCTCGCTCTCGCCCCGGCGGCCTTCGCTGCGGGTGAGTTCAGCGTCACAGCCCCCGCCGCAGGCGACACGGATGTCGCGCAGGCCGGTCCCGGCCTCACCGGCTTCGCCGGCACCAACCTCGACGCCGGTGACACCGTGCAGGTCTACTACACCGCAGCAGACGGAACCGCAGACACCCCCGCCATCTTCGGCGGCGTGCAGGCCGACGGCGACGGCAACTGGACTGCGATCGCGAACTTCGGCGCCCTCGCGCCGGGCCAGACCCTGGTCAGCGTCACAGTCAAGGAGTTGAAGGACGACGAAGCGGGA
Above is a genomic segment from Subtercola boreus containing:
- a CDS encoding ABC transporter permease, which produces MTTLDRSAPSRSPRPARPPHRSHVIADSVTMLQRNLLHMVRYPGLSLFTILGPVVLLLLFVFVLGGTLGAGLPGAGSGDAVDGAGGRDAYLAYVMPGILIVTIAGTAGGTATTVSMDLADGITARFRTMAISRAAVLAGHVLGNTLQGVLAALLVLGVGLLIGFRPGASPLGWLAVIGLVTLVAFSVSWLGVAMGMQARSVETASNLPLVLTFLPLLGSGFVPTASLPEGLRVVAELQPFTPFTEGLRALLGGTEPGMTLPLSLGWCVVLAVAGYIWSRALYERRSVR